A part of Populus alba chromosome 8, ASM523922v2, whole genome shotgun sequence genomic DNA contains:
- the LOC118039860 gene encoding heavy metal-associated isoprenylated plant protein 37 produces the protein MTKEDDFKLLKIQTCVLKVNIHCDGCKQKVKKLLQRIEGVYQVSIDAEQQKVTISGTVDSATLIKKLVRAGKHAEVWFQKSNQKQKNNCDGNIKSQKPGLVKGLEAFKNQQKFPAFCAEEDDDYLDDEDEDGDDLRFLRPNQLGLLRLQAMDANNAKKGIGAIAATSSNGNKMNNLVNGNAGNKGNPNQNIGMKVNPGGGIDQKAMAALQMKNAHLGGRSISAGEFQRGNDMNAMINLPGFHGNGANVSNAAAAIAALGGNSNGLGGLQVQSNNNAGFPAGGYATGQYPSSMLNMNGHNHPTAAALMMNMQNRNVSQPPPQMMYHRSPYNPPTTGYYYNYCPAPYPYPDPYTEQLNYNGDHSAASTEMLSDENTSSCSIM, from the exons ATGACTAAAGAAGATGACTTTAAGCTACTCAAGATacag ACTTGTGTTCTTAAAGTGAACATACACTGTGATGGGTGTAAGCAGAAAGTAAAGAAACTTCTTCAGAGGATTGAAG GAGTTTACCAAGTAAGCATAGATGCTGAGCAACAGAAAGTTACAATATCAGGAACTGTAGATTCTGCAACTTTGATTAAGAAACTAGTCAGAGCCGGTAAACATGCTGAGGTTTGGTTCCAAAAGTCCAACCAAAAGCAAAAGAACAACTGCGACGGGAACATTAAAAGTCAAAAGCCAGGCTTGGTCAAGGGCCTTGAGGCCTTCAAGAACCAGCAGAAATTCCCTGCATTCTGCgctgaagaagatgatgacTATCTAGATGATGAAGACGAGGATGGAGATGACCTCAGGTTTCTTCGGCCAAACCAACTGGGTCTTCTCAGGCTGCAAGCCATGGACGCAAACAATGCAAAGAAAGGTATCGGTGCCATTGCTGCAACTTCCAGCAACGGTAACAAAATGAACAATCTTGTAAATGGGAATGCTGGAAATAAAGGAAACCCAAATCAGAATATAGGAATGAAGGTCAACCCAGGTGGGGGGATAGATCAAAAAGCCATGGCAGCGTTGCAAATGAAAAATGCCCATTTAGGTGGCAGAAGTATCAGTGCTGGGGAGTTCCAAAGGGGAAATGACATGAATGCCATGATCAACCTTCCAGGTTTTCATGGAAATGGTGCTAATGTTAGcaatgctgctgctgctattgCTGCATTAGGAGGTAATTCCAATGGTCTAGGAGGTTTGCAAGTTCAATCCAACAATAATGCAGGATTCCCTGCCGGTGGATATGCCACGGGTCAGTATCCATCATCGATGCTGAACATGAATGGGCACAACCATCCGACAGCAGCAGCATTGATGATGAACATGCAAAATAGGAATGTCTCGCAACCACCCCCTCAGATGATGTATCACAGGTCTCCTTATAATCCACCTACTACTGGCTATTACTATAATTATTGCCCTGCCCCCTACCCTTACCCTGACCCCTACACTGAACAACTTAATTACAATGGTGATCACTCTGCTGCATCAACCGAAATGTTAAGTGATGAGAACACCAGCAGCTGCTCCATAATGTAA